A genome region from Leptodactylus fuscus isolate aLepFus1 chromosome 6, aLepFus1.hap2, whole genome shotgun sequence includes the following:
- the EEF1A2 gene encoding elongation factor 1-alpha 2: MGKEKTHINIVVIGHVDSGKSTTTGHLIYKCGGIDKRTIEKFEKEAAEMGKGSFKYAWVLDKLKAERERGITIDISLWKFETTKYYITIIDAPGHRDFIKNMITGTSQADCAVLIVAAGVGEFEAGISKNGQTREHALLAYTLGVKQLIVGINKMDSTEPPYSEKRYDEIVKEVSAYIKKIGYNPATVPFVPISGWHGDNMLEPSPNMPWFKGWKVERKEGNASGVSLLEALDTILPPTRPTDKPLRLPLQDVYKIGGIGTVPVGRVETGILKPGMVVTFAPVNITTEVKSVEMHHEALSEALPGDNVGFNVKNVSVKDIRRGNVCGDSKADPPQEAAQFTSQVIILNHPGQISAGYSPVIDCHTAHIACKFAELKEKIDRRSGKKLEDNPKSLKSGDAAIVEMIPGKPMCVESFSQYPPLGRFAVRDMRQTVAVGVIKNVEKKSGGAGKVTKSAQKAQKANK, translated from the exons ATGGGGAAGGAGAAGACTCACATCAATATTGTGGTCATCGGCCATGTGGATTCTGGCAAATCCACCACCACTGGCCACCTGATATACAAATGTGGAGGCATTGACAAGAGAACTATTGAGAAGTTTGAGAAGGAAGCAGCCGAG ATGGGTAAGGGATCCTTCAAGTACGCTTGGGTTCTAGACAAACTGAAGGCGGAAAGGGAACGAGGTATCACCATTGACATCTCTTTGTGGAAGTTTGAGACCACCAAATATTACATCACCATCATTGATGCTCCTGGACATCGTGACTTCATCAAAAACATGATCACTGGAACATCTCAG GCAGACTGCGCAGTTTTGATAGTGGCAGCTGGTGTTGGTGAGTTTGAAGCTGGAATCTCAAAGAATGGTCAAACAAGAGAGCACGCTCTGCTAGCTTATACACTTGGAGTTAAGCAGCTTATTGTGGGCATCAACAAAATGGACTCCACTGAACCACCATACAGTGAGAAACGTTATGATGAGATTGTAAAAGAGGTCAGCGCTTATATCAAGAAGATTGGGTACAATCCAGCAACTGTTCCTTTTGTACCAATCTCTGGCTGGCATGGAGACAATATGCTGGAGCCATCTCCTAAT ATGCCTTGGTTTAAGGGATGGAAAGTGGAGAGGAAAGAAGGAAATGCAAGTGGAGTCTCACTCTTAGAAGCTTTGGACACAATTCTTCCCCCAACTCGTCCAACTGATAAACCTCTCCGCCTCCCACTCCAGGATGTCTATAAGATTGGAG GAATTGGCACGGTCCCGGTAGGCCGTGTAGAAACTGGAATCCTGAAACCTGGCATGGTAGTGACCTTTGCTCCTGTAAATATCACCACTGAAGTGAAGTCCGTTGAAATGCACCATGAAGCTCTGAGTGAGGCTCTTCCTGGAGATAATGTCGGCTTTAACGTCAAAAACGTGTCTGTCAAAGACATTCGCCGTGGTAATGTGTGTGGTGACAGCAAAGCCGATCCACCCCAGGAAGCTGCACAATTTACCTCCCAG GTGATCATACTAAACCATCCAGGCCAAATCAGTGCTGGGTATTCTCCAGTCATTGACTGTCACACTGCACATATTGCCTGCAAGTTTGCAGAACTGAAGGAAAAGATCGATCGTCGCTCTGGCAAAAAACTTGAGGACAACCCCAAATCCTTGAAATCTGGAGATGCTGCCATTGTAGAGATGATTCCAGGAAAGCCCATGTGTGTTGAGAGCTTCTCCCAGTACCCACCTCTTG GGCGTTTTGCTGTACGGGACATGAGGCAGACTGTGGCTGTGGGGGTAATTAAAAATGTGGAGAAGAAGAGCGGAGGTGCTGGTAAAGTCACCAAATCTGCACAGAAAGCCCAGAAAGCTAACAAATGA